AAACTTTCGTCGCTACAAGATTGCTATAGGCTATcgcgagttgcaagaaaaattgccgagTATAACAATGCCTTAATCTTAATCCTAAACAGAATAGAGCTGAGTCCTATAACGATCCAATCAATCTAGACCCCACAGCTCTTCTCTTAgttgagggagagaagagctctggggaaccctgaaacaaagtgtcttctcattggttttcgtgaagaaaaatcaaaagcgGCTCCAATTAGGGCATTTACGTTAGCACGAAGAGtaagcaggcgccgtaaggttcaaatagccactgacgttgggagccggtcatttgtgggttcccatgttcccgtgaggaatgaatcaacgatgaaatgatataactgcgaggatcatagcttcacttgatttcatatccgcagttcatatatgaacCATTTCACAtataatttcatcgttgattcattcctcacgggagcattggaacccacaaatgactagctcgcaccgtcagtggcttcatagctcagttggttagatcatcgcaccggtatcgcgaggtcacaggttcaaaccccgtcaacgtcctgaatttttcaggcttctttacgcaattgcaaaaaaaattgcgtttataactgcgaggatcatgccttcacttgatttcatacccgcatttcatatatcatttcatcgttgattcattcctcacgggaacattggaacccacaaatgaccagctcgcAATGTCAGtgggcttcatagctcagttggttagagcgtcgcaccggtatcgcgaggtcacgggttcaaactccgttgaagtcctggctTTTTcgggcttctttacgcaattgcaaaaaaattgcgtccaaaactgcgaggatcatagcttcaattAATTATCTTAATAACTTAAGACTTCCCCtgaacaccctaaaataatgcGACAACCCCCTTTAATTACATCGATGCTATAAgcgctacagaaaatcagagaCGCAAATCATGATACTTTTGTCGTCATACCCTAGAAGGGATCGTATTGCGATTCGATTACATCAGCCCATGTTACACTGTACCTTGATAAATTGTACGCTGTCCATTTTGTTCGCTTGAAACTCATCCTGAAACTGCGCCAAGTAGTTTTCTTCTGTTGGAAGAATGTTTTTCAACTAATGAAGTCAAAGAAGAAAGAATTGAATTTCAGCCCAGCAAGGCAAGTTTTTTGAGTGGACACCCTTACCATGCTAGGGATCTCAGTTTGAGCAGGGATAATCTCGGATGTAAAAGTGTACACTTTTAAAAGAGCTGGAGTCAAGGATGTACCCCtttggagtaaaaaaaaaaactcagttAAGCCttaatcaaagaaaaattaattaaggGGAATCCCAGTTGATTTTCGATGTCCTTTTAAACTGGAAATGTTCGCTTGAGGCCTTATCCGTTAACGTAACTCGACGTTACTTTTCAGTGTGTTTTTTTAATGCACAACAAGAACAGGATCGGCAGGCATCAAAGACTGTGCATTGACTGCGGAAGGCTTCTGACACGGAATGGAACCAAAACCCCCggaggggactcccatatgagaAGAAGAgagatgctcgtcggaaattttaaattaaaccgcAAAAAGAGACCAATTTCGGCGTGGCCCAGGCGTTTTAATGACCCCTAagagagaccatattaaaacagTGAGAAACGAAAAATACCGTGACTTTTAATAATGGCAAAGACAATATCATATAATACTTTCACCTTCCTGAAAAAatgtaaaagtgtaaatatacaatgttatagcggagctccgcgcgcgccgaaggcgcgcgcgcgcggagcaccatacttaagaaaatatggtaacccatcgatgtgagaaaatttggttttatagccatgacgtcatcaacgtccgtacgtacaacgtacgtacgtacgtacgtccgtacgtccgtacgtccgtccgccccttcatgtatgccaatgtgaccagtacacgtaaccatatcgcgggctaattaaagtttagagctcatccaggaggcaatactacatttgacactaactagtttacagcatacatctttgatattggacattaatgttatggtcaattgacacctgtcaaaacaaggtatccgctgaccagtatcacgtgactttatagcgggctcaagttagaccttatcgaggtcagctgtttttttgaagttgaccgctgaccagggactggttgttgattggatcgcaggcccaagccaggtcagacagtcacacacacctgatcgaggcttaattttcgcgctctttctgtggctcgacgcggctacagagccacgctacgtcagcaaagctcttgacagtcgatgcttttcgtgttaaggtacggtatggaaaatataattttcttgcatttttcgctggtttcagtccaggtttaacataatatagctgtggtcaggacacactggtggctacgtagttattcaagtcaagcattggagcgatataaacttaaagctgagtgtttatttttaatttgttttgggctgctttttgctctgaattgcagtttttggtatgtgttaagatttttaattttgaatctactaaggttgcaagatgcctggacggcctatgacagaagagcagaaacgaaagaagagagaaagagaacgagaacgacaaaacggtacatcagtaatagcttaaagttcgtggaagaagttactccacaaattattttcttggacactaaaccgtttgttatttctacggatgagttatttcaagtggatgcatatttctaaaaagttgtttagtcgttttttcctttgctcaggaatgaaactcgaatttttattgttaactggaattaaataacaatcatctgtagtctttttggacagaaataatcgatcttttgctggtttgtttggctttaaaatgcgagcgaacaagaagtttttttactccgcttgcctaattgtttttcgatgtgcctcgacagtgacaagaaaactttgCTCTTATGTTCTTCACatgtaatcacaatgagttctcgtaaaaagtaaggagaaatatcaccagcttgtgttttcagaagtttgtttagagcacgtacaggtaatttgttggagatcttgtttgaagtttgtcctttctagccgattctggttctaagccaagctggcgtgtttcaatgaagtacatcaaaatgtaaatgatctcgttttcagagataaagtggaataaataaagtacgatctgtcacatcacgagctatagtacgtctgcgagttctaattttagcctgattcctattcgctggcttttgacagtcgactctgaaatggcttctttccttttccgttcgcttgctgaggatttgtttgttttcttttcaaactcttgcgattcaagaaaaattaattgtctaactggtgaattcaacagtagatttcgctggaaaaaccgatatcacactcatcccttcgtgattcatgcgatcagtcggtttttcaggttaaattaaccgtggaattcactagttaagcagcgaagaaaatgacataattaagcaatttccgggaaaaccaaaaggcggacagttccaaagccttttattttcactaatcctacagccagtaaaaataaacaagccgggagctccgcttttaggcttggctaaatctatatattatttcttCGCGGCCACATCTgatggcgttttgcccagaacaccccaagtgagaccaaaatccgaaactTACACCCCTagctaagcgagacgacgaacATCCTCCCCTTtacatatgggagtcccccaccccctcccccgtgGCCAAAAACACCTTGATCGTGAAGGAAATCACTCTGGGCCCGAGCCTCTGAAAGAGGGATgggtaaacaaggaaaaattataaaaaatgggaaaagaaaTACTTAGATTTGGAATTACGAGATTTCTTCCCGGATCTCTCAGTAATACGTTTCATTTTGTTTGAGCCAATTTTTCATACGTTTATCTTGATGGCTTCCATCACGGTTAGTTTTCTTACCTCTGGCATGCTGATTTTGCCATCAAAATTATCATCAAACTTGTCTAGAATGAACTGCTTGAATTCGATTAGTTCCACTTCATTTGGGTTCTGCACGAATAGTAACGAATTTACTAATTAATATAAGAAATTGTCAAATTTTCTCTGCAAAAGGAGGGACGTTAATTCGTAACTttaaagtaatgtttaaaaaacgagcagcagtgttttatcggggttttaAAACACGAgacgtagccgagtgtttttagactcgataaaacacgtgctgcgagttttttttgaacggcttaaaagacattccacaaagagcgtgtccctctggactcaaaacaatggttcaaattgtgaggggTGAATATtagaatacaagaaaaacaagctatgccttattagtattctttatataaagaatactaacgaggagtgttttatcaggatataaagctcatacatgtGACGTTtcatcggtgttttgataggatgttaggctcatgaattattaatgaattttttaagtgcccctgtaataaaaaaaaaatcacttccttttttccttcagatagCTTAACACCTGTCTGACataattttgagctttgatttttatccaaaggccgtttactacACGGTTTGCTACACGGTAgggtacacacgcattgcattcttaaactaatgagcctttgacatcattttctcctcgatccagctctcaagatcttaaaattAGCAATGGCgggttaaaataaacaggtgtcctttttaaatcaaggcttaaaactttggtctcTTAATTTTtagttaacacagttttgaaattcaaataaaaatacgAATTGATCCGTGCTGTGCAAACGAGAGCCTATTGGTGAAATGATACGAGACCTGTCTATTTTGTCTCTGTATGTCATAGCCTTCCTTTCATCTTTACGATTCGTTAaaaattttgaatgaataattttaaaattagacgagaggtacttaccttgaagtgtaattgtgATTCTCTGATTCTCTGAAGATACAcggagcattatgggataactgTGCATTTCTCTTCAGTACTTGAGGTCAGCGGTCACACTTCAAAGCaaccattgtcatgcaaatgcaCCATATATAAGCAGCCTAACGCGTGACACAAATCCATTCTCCTGGAGTGCAGACTGGCTGAGGTCCCCAACACAAAGGGTGGGATAGGCATAAGCCAACACAGAAGGGTGGGAagcattatcccataatgctccgtgtatcttcagagaattacaattacacttcaaggtaagtacctctcgtctaatCTTAAAATTCTCTTTCGATACACTCCATTATGGGATAACTGTGCGATTTTAAAGAACCGAAGCcaggggaaaaaacaaaaatatgataTGATAGAAATGAGTGCTTTAATTGTAGACTTGATACAATGGTCTGTACATAAATAAACGTTACTGAATATCTATGATAATACCAATCTGCCTGCTAATGAAGAGGGATTGGTGTTATAGACATTGCGATTATAGAAACGATTAAATGTGCGTTCTGATGACCAGTCTGCCATCTTCATAATTTCAGCTAAAGATGCGCCCCTTTGATACAAAGCAGATGTAGATGCACCCCTTACACTATGTGGTTTGAATAAACTAGTGTCAATGCCTGAATCAGTCACAACAGTCTAAATCCATCTACCTAAAGTAGATGAGGAAACAGGCTCGTGTGGTTTAACATGAGAAATGAACAACTGAGATACAGTCTGCTCCCCTGACTTGCGCAGGTGTTGCGTACAATGAATACAAAATGTAACAGTGTCTGTTTAGGGCAGAGACTGAGGTTAGTGGGTAAGGATGGAATGGAAACTTCTAAAGGTTTCTTCCCAGGACGAGAAGTCTTTGTTGTGGAACCTATGACAAATTTGATCTCATCCTCATAAATAGACATATTGTCTAAGTCCAATGAGCACAAAGTGTGTTCTCTCTGGGCCGATACCAAGGAACAAAGTGTCACAGTTCTCAAAGTACTATAGCTCTTACCCTGGTGGAATTGTTCAGCCAAGAAATTAACTAAATGGACTGCATTACCCTGAAGGGGATTGATGTGCCTCTGATCACACCAGCTACTCCAAGTCTTCCATACAGGCTTGTACTGTTTCTCAGTCCCTTTGGTCCATGAGGCACAGATGAGTTCAGTAGCCTGTGTCGAAAGTCCACCTGCCTGTAGCTGTTGGCTGATAAGATCCATGCGGCAAGTTGGAGTCTGTCGTGCAGAGGATGAGGCTTGTTGGAGTGAGCCAGGTGTAAGAGTTGAGGATCTTGAGGTAGAAGTATTGGTTTCCTGTATGACGTTCTCAGAAGGAGGGGGTACCAGCTTTGCGTTGGCCATACTGGTGCAATTAGGAGAAACTGGTCCACATGCTCTCTTTCCATCTTTTCTAGCACTCTAGGGATTAGACAGATAGGAGGAAAAGCATAGCATTTAAATGGTGTGCATAAAGTACTAAATGCATCTACAGCATAGCAGTCTGGTTCTGGATGCCAAGATATAAAAATTGGTAATTGCTTGTTTAGCCTACTGGCAAACAGATCAATGTCTGGTTTGAAAACCAAAGAGGACAAACGCTGAAAGACTGAACAATTTAGTGCCCATTCTAGCTTGTCAGAATTTTGCCTGGACATGACATCTGCTACTGTATTGTCAACTCCCGGAATAGATACTGCAGAAATGTGAATCTTCCTAGATATACACCAGTCTCAAATAGTTCTGGACAAAGTATTTAAAGAAGGGGACCTTATGCTGCCAAAATTATTGATACAAGCTACTGCAGTTGAATTATCCACTTTCAGTCTGATGTGTGCGGCAGACTTATACTGCGGAACAAATGACTGAAGTGCGTAAAAAGCAGCTAGTAACTCAAGGTGATTGACGTGAAGATCAATTTCTGACCGAGACCATGGCCCACCTGTAGCAACACCGttacagtgttactagcagtgTTACTAGCATCACTTTCAATGAACAAAGAAATAGGCATTTCATGCAAACATTTGCCATTGTATTGGTCTAAATTGTCAATGATCCATGCAAGATCTAGCTTTGCTTGATCACTGAGGGTAACAGTATCATCAAACGAAGCCCCCAGGTGGAGTTGATGGGACTTACAAAACTCAATTGATTTGTAATATAGCTCAAGATAGTTAATAGCAGGGATGGCTGAGACCAAGAGGCCTGTAACATGAGCTACATCCGATAAGGAGACTACCTTTTGCTTCAAAAGGGACTGGCAGGCATTCTTGATTTTAAGAACCTTGTGGTCTGGCAAAATCAATAGCATTTTTTGAGAATTGActataaaaccaagaaagaGCAGAGACTGACTTGGTTCTAAGTTAGACTTTCCAGTATTGACAATAAAACCTAAATCTGTCAAAAGATTCTTTAGAAAGGAGACATGTTCTAAACATTCCTGATGATTATGTCCAATGATGAGAATATCATCAATGAAGCTAACTAATCTGACACCATGATACCTTGCATGTGCTGTGACTGGTTTAAGAAGCTTAGTAAACACTCGCGGTGCTAGGCTGTACCCAAAAGGCAAGCATGCAAACTGGAAAATTTGATTATTCCAAAAAATACGCATCCTTGAGGTCAATAGAAGCTAGATAATCTCCTGGTTTAATAAGGTTTTTGACCATATCAATGttctccattttgaaatgaatcTTCTCTACAAATTCATTAAGGGGCTTGAGATTTATGACAGGCCTAAGGTCACCTGTTTTCTTAGGGACCAGAAACATATTAGAAATAAACTGGTCTTTGCAGTATGGTGCCTGCTCTATTGCCCCTTTGTGCAGAAGCTTATGAAGCTCCAGGTCAATAATCTCCTTATCTGCTACAGATAGAATTGGAGGATTAGGAAGTTTTGTTTGTACAGGTTTAGTACAAAATTCCAAATGGTACCCTGATACTGCTTCAAGTACCCAGGGGTCACTAGGGGTCTCCAGCTAAGGAGAAAATTTGCCACGTTTCCAGCATAAGCACCTACCTCTACTGGGAGGAGTGCTGCTTTGTAGCTGTCCAGGAATGTGGGTTGCTCTTGTTATCCCTCCTGTTGTGAGTGGTGTTGCTGCGATTCCTTGACCCTAAAAAATATACTTTTCGGCCTTGACCCTGGTTGAAGCTAGAACCACGACCAGATGTATTTCTTCTATCTCCACGCCTTGTTCCAGGAGAGGTCTGACTAGGGCCGAGTTTCTTCGCCATTTTGTTCACCTCCGCAATTTCTTTGATTTGTTTAGGCAGCTCATCTCCAAAAAGCCATTTCCCAGGAGGAGTATTCTTGCTGCATAAAGAGCGGTAGCTGGGATTCACGAATTCTCTCATTGTTTCCCTTCTTACAAGGGAAAATCTGAATGATGCATTGCAAAGTAATGTAATAGCATCAACGAGAGGAGTAATGAAGGCGTCGGGCTTCAATTCCGACTTGGTCTTTTCTACTAACTCAATAACTGGCTGTAATCCCTTGGTAATACCTCTCTGGGCCTCTTGCAGTGCAAGATCCTTGGTCCTTGCCTGCCTGGCTAACTCAAACCAGAATTCAAGGTTGACCTTTGGTACACACAAGAAATCACAATTTTCGGGTGCTTTGTACTTAGCCTCAATTTCCTTCAGCTTGGAATCCAATGCTTTTTTCGTACAAGCCTCATTTACTCTTAAGGCTAAGACCTCACTCACTTTGGTACCTTTCGCATCCGAGTCATCAAAGATTGATGGCAGGTCCAGCTCTGCTGCTTCAGCAGTTGTATCAGTACATGAAATGGGTTGTGAGGGGTCGAAAGAGCCAGCATCAGTCACGCTGTCGACACGTGTAGGTTGTGACTCGTCAGCCGCCGCTGCTAAACTTCGTTTGGCCAGGTTAGCAACTAAAGGTCCAGAAGCTGGCTTTTCGAAGCTGTTACTTGGGAGATAAGAGACTTCATTGACTCCATTGACAAAAACAGTTCGTGCAACCCCAACTGGCTTTTAAGGTCTTCAGTATCAACCTAAAAATCGTCGATGTTGTCATTCGCTTCGAGTTTCTCGCCCGCTTCGGGCATGTTCACATCGCTCGCTTCGAGCGTAGATATATTTGTAGACTCGTTGAGTGCCTTGTCCATTTCGGTAGTTGGAAATAAATCCCCTCTAAATTAGTACCGTAACCGCCGACAAGAAAGCACGAAAAGGAGAATGGATTTGTGTCACGCGTTAGGCTGCTTATATATGGTGCATTCGCATGACATTGGTTGCTTTGAAGTGTGACCGCTGACCTCAAGTACTGAAGGGGAATGCACagttatcccataatgcggagTGTATCGAAAGAGAATTTACCATCTTAAACTTGAAAGGTTTTGCCTTATGTAAAGCGACAAGATTATTATGATAACTCAACACAATTATGATAATACTTTCTTGTGTAATTTCATAGGGTATTGAATTTTTAGTGTAACTGCGATAGATGCAAACAACTTTTTCGCGCTAAGGTAGTGTTAATGAATGAAAGGAAAGTCCAAAGAAGAATTCTAACTACAATATTGTGTGATTGTCGTAAGCGTGAAAAACGACCATTCCCGTCATTGTTTTGAACGTGGCACAAATGTCAAAAGGGTGCCTGAGAGCTCATAAAAGCTAATGGATGGTATTTTCTCATTCGATAAGAGTATCTTTGTTAAACAAAGGAAACTAGTAAGTCGATGGAATGTGGTCGACAAACTCATTCGATGATATGACAATTACATTTATATGATCATGAGTATTTATGAAGtgacttttttcttgcaaaaaaagctgcaagaaaaaaacttttatcTGTTTTGTGAAAGCCAAAAAATAATTTAGTGGTCTCAATTTCGTAAAATATTTATAGTAAACATGACAAAGGTGTTATTGGCTTGCCAATAAAAATTTTATGCATctcaataatttaaatttatacTGCATGCATAATTATGCACTCAGCAAAGTGTGACGTGGTCATTCCTGGGGAGGAGTAATTACCAAGTATTCCCTATAGGGAATTTGTTTCATTCCGAGAAAGCGCGGTAAACATTCATTCGCTTTTCAAGCTCGACTGATTTGGTTCAAACTTTTTCAAGGTACGTTTAATCACTTAGCATATAGTATGAGCCGCTATTTTCCCAATGTTCTTATTCTTGGTCATTCGTTTGTCAAACGATTACATCGTGACCTGCAGTCAGGTC
The Montipora capricornis isolate CH-2021 chromosome 10, ASM3666992v2, whole genome shotgun sequence genome window above contains:
- the LOC138018970 gene encoding uncharacterized protein is translated as MADKTHIVAGTKLPYPNAAKYMINVRHIEKQPAPVGVARTVFVNGVNEVSYLPSNSFEKPASGPLVANLAKRSLAAAADESQPTRVDSVTDAGSFDPSQPISCTDTTAEAAELDLPSIFDDSDAKGTKVSEVLALRVNEACTKKALDSKLKEIEAKYKAPENCDFLCVPKVNLEFWFELARQARTKDLALQEAQRGITKGLQPVIELVEKTKSELKPDAFITPLVDAITLLCNASFRFSLVRRETMREFVNPSYRSLCSKNTPPGKWLFGDELPKQIKEIAEVNKMAKKLGPSQTSPGTRRGDRRNTSGRGSSFNQGQGRKVYFLGSRNRSNTTHNRRDNKSNPHSWTATKQHSSQ